The genomic DNA tgttatatatatatatatatataaattatatttctcactatcatattttataattagtttggATAtgatctcatttttttttataatgtttgaaattaatcattgTCAAAACTAATCacataaattattatcaatgaaaagaagaaactaatttgtttatttttaaaagaataaagtGATGCTTTTTTtagtttcaaatttattatttttaacatatttttatttaaataattttaaaataaataataagttaacaaacaattatataaGCAAAGTAGACTAGTACAACGAAAGAAGTCCAGCCCAACCTACCATGTAAGCAAAGTAGACTAATACAATGAAAGAAGTCCAGCCCAACCTACAATATGGGCTTGTGTAATATACATGCCCATGTAAGCAAAGGAGACTAGTACAACGAAAGAAGTCCAGCCCAACCTACAATATGGGCTTGTGTAATATACATGCCCATGTAAGCAAAGTAGACTAGTACAACGAAAGAAGTCCAGCCCAACCTACAATATGGGCTTGTGTAATATACATGCCCATGTCCAAGCCCAAGCTCACTGTATAGCTTGTATAAAATGcggagggagagagagagagataacGTTCAGTCACATGAGGATGTGAAGATAAATTCGTGAGGGAAGAAGATTTCAGTTTGATTCAGCGACGAGGAAGGAATATTGCTGGAAAGCTGAATACAAATATGTCTCAGACGTTGCTATTTCTTAAGCCTTCTGCTCCTTCCACTGCCAATTGGAGGTTCGTCGCCGTTTTCTTTCCTCTTGAACCGACTTCATTCTTCTGTACTAGCACATAATCTCTCAAAGATACGGTCTAATTCAGCTCTCATGTTGCCAACTTCATAATACCCAATAATACAGTTTGTAttaaacttcaatttttatatgtatagcTATCGAAATTGtggaaaattgaattttaatttcttcCCATCAAGCTATCGAATTTGTCTTTTAATTTCCTTGACTTGTGACTGGGTTGAGCTCATATATGTAATAGCGAAGAACAATTTGCATTATGATATTTCTAGTGTAGaatgactaatttttttaatcattaattcagGAGACCAAAGATATGTGAAGGCTTAGTTGGCATCAATGTCTCTATCTGTAGAAGAAGAGCAGAGATTGTTTGTCTTGGGATGTTGACTCCAAGAAAGTTCATGCAGAGGAGGAAGAAAGTTGAAAACTTTAAAGATGCAGATGATGAAGCAGATCAAAAGAATTGGAGGAAATTGATGACGGAAATTGAAGAAACTGGGTCAGCTGTTTCAGTTCTCAGAACCCAGAGAATCAGGAACGAGCCTCTTCCTAAAAACCTTGTTTTGGGGACTTTGATTAGGTTTAAACAGCTAAGGAAATGGAACCTTGTCAGCGAGGTATCTCGTTATTATCACTATCAAGATAACAAATAAAGGAATATTTCTTAACTGACAGCATTTAGTAACTAAATGATTGCTAGATTCTTGAATGGCTTCGGCAACAGCATTGGTGGGATTTTAACGAGATGGATTTGCTCATGCTTATTACTGCATATGGAAAGCTGGGAGATTTTAACAAAGCCGAAAATGTATTAAGTTACATGAACAAAAAGGGATACAAACCAAGTGTGATATCCTACACTGCTCTTATGGAAGCGTATGGAAAATCACGCAAGTTCAATCAAGCAGAGGCCATCTTTAGAAGAATGCAAACTTCCGGCCCCGAACCTTCTGCATTTACATATCAAATCATTCTGAAAACATTTGTCGAGGTAAAAGACTGTTATTTGTGAagaacatttattttctttttggttataaattttgtattcttaCTTACCCGGTTGGGTCTTGTAGGCAGACAAATTTAAAGAAGCAGAAGAGACCTTTGATACCCTTTTGTCGATGGATACGCCTCTCAAGCCTGATCAGAAAATGTTCCACATGATTATTTACATGCACGGAAAAGCAGGGAACTTTGAGAAATCTCGGAAAGTCTTTTCAATGATGAGTGAACGAGGAGTGCCAAAATCTACAGTTACTTTCAATAGTTTGATGTCATTCGAGACAAACTACAAAGAGGTTGCAAGAATATATGATGAGGTAAAAGTGATTAATGATATCGTTTATTTGTTGTTATTGGTCTATATTATATGATCCACTTTTGACTTGAGAAAGGACTATTCTGCAATATTTTAGATGCAAAGAGCTGGTTTTGCACCTGATGTTGTGAGCTATTCCCAACTAATTAGTGCTTATGGAAAAGCAAGAAGGGAAGACGAAGCATTAGCTGTTTTCGAGGAGATGCTCGATGCTGGTGTTAGGTGCATATAAATGTCCAAATTCTTGTTATTCTAAATGTGCATGCCCATTTGGAAGCACTTTCTTGTCAAATATCTCCTGACGAGATCACGTTTGAAAACATAACTTAATCATTTATTAGTGATTTCTCGTCTTCATCCGGGTTCAAATCCAAGATTTTATTAGCGGTTTCTCATCCATATCAACATTCAGATCAAGAAAACAGAAAGTTTCTAAATTGGCCCATATAAGAATCTTTTAGACAAACTCCTCTTATGTTCTCTTTTCTTTTCCAGGCCAACACaaaaatcttataatattttgCTTGATGCATTTGCCATCTCGGGAATGATTGAGCCAGCACGAACCGTCTTTAAGTCTATGCGAAGGGACAGGTATTTAGCTTTgcatattttttactttttaagttTGTAACATATCTTGGTTAATCTTTTGTGTCTACTTGTGGCAGATGCACCCCTGACCTTTGCTCCTATACGACGATGCTATCTGCTTATGTGAATGCATCTGACATGGAAGGTGCTGAGAAGTTCTTTATACGAATAAAGGTTGATGGGCTTGAACCAAATGTTGTTACATATGGTGTATTGATTAAAGGATATGCAAAGATAAATGATGTTGACAAAATGATGGAGAAATATGAACAAATGCTTGCTGGTGGTATCAAAGCTAACGAAACTGTTTTAACCACAATCATGGACGCATATGGCAAGAACCGTGATTTTGACAGTGCTGTCATTTGGTTTAAAGAGATGAAATCTTGTGGAATTTTACCCGATCAGAAAACGAAGAACGTCCTTCTCTCTTTGGCAAAAAGTGTTGAAGAACAGATGGAAGCCAATCAGCTCTTAGGAGAATATGAACATTTGGCTGGTGAGGAAAAGATTTGCGGTTTGTCAAAACTTTCAAATGTTAATCATGCAAACAGCGATAACGAAGACAGTGATGAAATCGATAGTGAAGACAGTGATGACATCGATAGTGAAGACAGCGATGACATCGATAGTGAAGACATCGATAGTGAAGACAGCGATGAAGAGAAAGAAGACGAAGTGGTAAAATCTGATGGCAGGATTGAACTCGACAGTTTTCTCCAGCAAACTGTAAGTTTAGTTGAATTGTGAAATTAGAAGTGTTGTGCTTTCTGTATTTTCAGCAAACATGTAGTAAAATGTAGCCCTTGTATCTCTCTATATTTTTTTGACAACATAAAGAATTTTGGTCCATGTCTGTGAGTCCCCTCTTTGTTATAATCCTCTATTTAAATGTGTAACTGTCACTCTTCTTCCCTAAATTATAGTTGTATAAGAGATATGTTAATATAGATGATGAAGGCTTACCAATTTTTGTCTGAGTAATTGATTGAGAAATGgtatttatacataattcaCCCGCATCTGTCCCATACACAACACAATAGTAttgtcttttaaaaaaaaaattagggtttattctCAGATGCTCAGAGGGTGGAAGGCCATAATTTTGTCTTCATTTCGTTAGACAACTAAAGAAACTAAAGAGTTTTTCATATCTTAAAGCATACGATTTTTTCCGATAGGATAGCAGAGCAAACTTTGTTACACGAGGAAGACAGGTAAAGGAAATTTGTGTCCATCAATATGTTTTAAGATACATTACATCAAGCCAATAAAAGCATCTGAAAAACTCTTTCATTGTTCATGGAGCAACAACTTCTTTTAGGAGATATATCTATTaacaaattttcaacaaaaCCAGAGAGAATAAATGCTTGAACTAGAATGAAGCCACTGGCTGGCGAGACGAAGACTGCAGCTGGGACATTGCAGTATCACTTTCCTCACTTTCCTCAAAATTTACGGGTAGCATCTGTTTAACAATTTTCCTGTAAATGAAAAATTACAGAACCAATTAACTTCTCAAAGTgtagaaaaataagaaaattgaaaatGCAGAAACAGAGATTTCTGACATACTTCCTAGAAACCAGAGTTTCATCTGACAATGCCTTCTCCAATCTCTCTTCAAATGGTGTTGCATGATAATAAATTTTCTGGTCCTGAAAGCATCAATGAGACCACAATAAATTGGTCATTCACCATAACAATGaattgaaacttaaaaaatataaaaagaaataaaaagaagagataGACAACCTCCTTATATTTAGTAGTCGAATTTGGAATTCCTTTTCCATCCCATGGCTTAGCTGGAATTTCACAAGATTCATCTTCGGTGGTCCAGTGAGCAGCCACCATGCCTATGATAGGCCTATCTCCATGACTTATGCCAATATAATCCCTTTTACCAGGATTAGTTGATAGTGGCTTAAACCAATCAGACAAGCTTTCCTCCACCTTTAACTCTGTATCTGAACTTAATTCTGAGACTTGATGATGGTCTTCTCTACCACAAGTGACGACTGGGTATACGTACTGGGACCTAATTCTAGGGTTCTTCACCATTCCAAATTCATCCAGATTTGTGGGGAAAGCCGTTCCTGGCGTTTGCATCTCATCAGTAAGATTGAAAGGTGTTGGACAAGATTCAGCATCTGAAAATTTTTGGTTTTCCATTCTTGATGAAACTGAACCTGTGTCATCTTCATATTTGAAATGCACGGATTTATTTTTACTGATTTTATCTGTAACCGTATCTTCTGTAGAGATGAGTAAGTCAGTGGGATTTTCCTTGGCAGCCTCACTTTCACCAATTGAACTGTCAGCATTTACTCCAGGAATCTGTCTACCAAGTGTGCCTCTTCAGGAATATAACCATGGAAACACGATAATTGTCAGTTTTAAGATAAAAGACAACGGTCATATAAGTTCCTTGCAAACCTATCTATACATAGTGGAATATCACACATATCAAGAGGAAATTATTATGGTGATAGATAGAAGGAGCGAACAAGAATCCTGGGTACTACTGTTCTTGATTCTCTCATGTGCTATTAAATACTTAGTTCTAGTACATGCATTTTAATATCGCAACAAACAtgtaaaaataagatattaatttCAGGACATGTTCAGATTATCTCTAAATAATGGAATCAAGGATTATTACAGTGACAATTAGCGGGTAATTCTTGAAACTTGGTCCTATTTGGAAACATTTGTATTTATGTAATTGGATCCAGATCTGATTCAGAATTTGAGTGGTTATGCTATTAAAAAAGTAATGTTTTAGATATGTAAAAATGTTAGACTGATTGCTAAGTATAAGCTGATAATGCAATTTCTATATTATAAGCAATTTGATTAATAGTTAGTTATAGGCTATtagtatgtataaatataactTCTATTGTAAAATTATGCTATGTTGCATATTGAATGAATTGTCTTCCTTTCTAAAGGTTTCTTTCTCTTCCTAGACAGCTATTTTCTTTTCACCCTTGCTTAAATGGAATTTTTCATCAATGTGATTGTAAGTTCAGTTTCCAAATGCCACACTCAAATTTCAATTGGGTCATGCCATGCCACTTAAAGACTGATTTATGTAAACAATGGATTTTTGATTGGGGTTCTGGAAAAACCATCAGTTCTACATGAAAGCACATCTCCCTATAATGTGGTGGACAATCCtggaaagaaaggaacaaaagAACTTTCCAAGAGAAGAGCTACGGCAAAGAAAGAATCAAAGACTTTCTCCTTTCAAGCGTTTGCATCGATCAAAAAATAGGGGTTTGCCCAGTATGAGAATATTTCGATCTTATAGGAATCTAATCTTGTAACCTATTTGAGAATATTTATCAGCATTGTAACTTTGATAGCTCCTCacattctttctctttcttacAAGAATGTTGaccttttcaaagaaaagttCAGTTTCCAAATCTGATCCCAATTGGGTATACATCCATTTAAGAAATCTGAAAGGAAATGTGATTCAAAATGAAGCCATTATTAAAACATTTGCAACAAAAATAACATAGCCACCCCCTCCTAAATTAATCTAATACTAGTAAAAGATGGTAAGCCTGTTTGGAAGAAGAGATTAGAACAAATAATCACATGTTATTGTTCCATAAGTGAGATTTTGCGtaaaaattgaaatcaaatgCATTCACAATTAAATAGGGCACATATAAACTTGCAATACTGATAAATATCCAAACCTTTCGGTTTGTTTCAACCACTTTTCAGAAACTTGGATAGGAGTTAGGGGAGGCTTTGAATCTGGAGTAGCAAGCAACGAGTCTTTATGTTTGTACAGTTCTTTCCCAACTTCATTTTGAGACTCAACTGATGTAAACAAGGCTTTGAGAGATCCAGCCTGGTACAATAGTAACCAAAAGAAGATAGCTTTAACATGCCaatcaaaaaatgaaaaattattacaTTTACTAATAAGGTTAAATAAAAGAACTTATAGCTCAACTTGAAAAATGAGGAATTGAATTGTCAAAAGCAAATGTAAAAGCAGATAGCTCATTATGCAGTTATACTTGCCTTAAcgtgaaaaggaaaataaactaataaattcaACAATGTTAAATTCCAactaaaataagtcaaaatcaGACCATGTCAATTCATCATATAGCTCAAATGGCAATGGTCTTACCTAAGAGACTAAATATCACAAGTTCATTTCTCGCTAAATATCCTCTGATTTAAAGAGGATCATAGCTGTGGGGAGCATGTTAGCTACCCCGAGAATAAACCCGGACCATGTTGGCCTTTTTGTATGGTCTTTTGTCACTATGACAAACAACCAaataaacatttgaaaaaaaaagaaaagaaaaaaaaagtgtgatCCAAAAATTCTAACCAACATCCAAGATTTTGGCAGCTTTCCAACACTTTTCACCAAAATTTGGCAACTTTTCATACCAAAAGAGAGGGAAAATATCACTTTTTACTTTGACattgattgtgacaaaatactagtttGTAAATAGGCATATATGtgatgtaaaatataaatagtttgAATTCATACAATAAAAACATACCTCAGCCTTGAGATCCATCTCATCATCATTTCCCTGCTGCAAAAAACTGGAAAGAGAATTTTCCTTGTCCTTGTATGGTGAATGAATTTTCGCTTcaaacaacaaaaataacaataagAACATATTTCACGACTTCATATTCATTCTACACAATCTAAGCCCTTCATATATATGTCAAAAACTACTTCGAATGGGCTGTTAGGACTAAGCCAGCACAGACTTAATCCAATTTCACAACTGAAATGAACTAACTGAAAGAAATGTGGTTTTTAAATCACCTTCAGTATGCCGATGATTTTTCAAGGACCTGGGAGATCTGCCTCTTTCCTGCTAGTTACAAGAAAGGATATGGAATCATAAGAATTGTGATCCTCTAAGAAAATGcaagataaagaaaataaccCATCGGGTGTGATCCAATTTAACCCAACACAAACTAATTTGGAGGGTTTTCTATGAAAACAATTTCCCAGAAAACGTGGCATAGCGGAGCAAAGGAAGAGATAGTGACCTTTGGCTTGCCGGACACTGAATCAGTAACTAAGTGAATTTGAGAATGACTACCATCATTGATCCTCAAACAACTGAAGAAACAACCCATTTCTTGCAAACACGATCTACCCAGAAGCCGCCTGCAATAAGGATTGAAGTCGGATCTACGTCATTAGAAATCGGACAATCAAAATCAACTAGAGTTTGATAGACGCAGTTTATCAGAGAGTGAGCTAGCGTTTTGTAAAGAGGAAATGGGAAGAGTGATGAAGCAGAAGCAGAAGCAGAAGCGGAAGCAGAAAGAGATATGCTTGCCTATTTACACTGCAGCTTCAGATGACTTTgaccaaaatttaaaaatctccGGATATTCGCATAGTTAGGAGATTTGAAGGATAACGTTTCTGAAGCGGAAGACGACGAGTAGCATTTTCGAGAGAGACCGGGCGGTGGGATTCAAATTCAAGACTCGGATTTTAGGAATCGGAGGGAAACTGTTGACTAtatacttgattttttttttcaattagcAGAAGAGAGAGATGTTTGAATCAATTAGGGCGGCTGTTTGGTTTAGGTTTTTTCTTAAGgtaattttcattataatttagcaagagttttatttttaaaaaggtaaaacaaatattatcattatattttgaactttttctctttgagaaggatatgttcggatttgaattattaaaaaagacTAGTAAAAAAGGGAAGAATagaaaagagagataaattatttgattttttcaaccaattaaaTTATTCCACTATTTTTTTACCCAAATTCTATCtcctaattatttatctttaaaaaaaaattattatctaaatGATGGGGGATAATTTTGAAGTAgatatatttttggtaaaattatttaaaagtaagaACTCTTTCGTTTAACCTAAAACTTAATGTcgacaatataaaaaataataatttaaaataatattacgaAGAATGAATTGAATAATGTGACGAAGGAGAACGAaagtgatataatattttttgagttataagttatttgttatttaaataacaaaactaGAATTCAAACAAGACCAAACATTTTGGTGGCGTGGTTGTAAAGTGATTTAACTTTGTTAATAAGGACGGTCCAAATGTCCAAATAGAATAATGTAAAGTGTCATCTTCTTATCCATATTTACACCTTTcttaaaatccaaaataatcaataaattaaatttcgatacctaaaatattttgtaattaccAATAAATCAGAACTCATTCACTAATTAAAATGAAAGAGTTATGTATAAGAAATGTCATTTCCAaagaatgatatatatataaccaaaatatagaaaaatgaaCACAAATACAAATGTAAATGAAGATCCGAAactaagtaaaaataataatattttcactatctaaatggaagaaaaataaattgaaaacaacaataaaaaaaattaaatatgatgaGTAATATCTCAATTGACAAAACAAAATCGAAAATAACCTATAATAAACCAGTTCCGATTGAGATGTTAAATGCACATAAATGTTATCAAGTCTGATACAATAacgaataaaaaattatcacacaaaaaaaactcaaatttgaccGAAGTTAATATAAACCAAGCCCctctaattataaaaaactacTTCCAAGAGTTttgcaaataaaataattttttaacataatctaaatatttacACTAAaggataaaatgaaattataccatccaaaacaaaatataaaaaaaaaagtattgcaCAATGGAATATTAGAATATTGCACATTATTAAAGATGTTTTTTTatagattaattatattatttattaaactttgcttcatcaaatttaaaatattatataaatatataaataaagtgaaaatAAGTTgagtaaaaactaaaaatctcATTTTCACTAATTAGGTTGAAGTTATATTTGAACgaacttattaaatttattaatatatattttttaaatattattttatcctaataaattattattttttaaataaattaaaaagaaaataatgtccAAACTCAAGCAAGGTATTCAGACTATTCTTTTGTAAAATTGAAGAGGTTCTTTAAAACATTAGTTAAAGTTGAGggacatattttatataagtaaAATGTGAAAACCCCAAACCCTAGTTCTATTGATAACTCCGTATAAAACATAATAGACCGCTCCTCTACTAAACAGATCGGCGGCGAGGAAGCCTGTGTGACGCCGGAGAAAGAGTGAAGAAATGAGAAGAAGGTTGAGCGATGCATGAAGTGGGCAACGGAGCATGTGGAGAAGAAAACCTGATGAAACATAGTAAAAATGGGGTTTTTACTACCATGATGTTTCAATAACAACAATAGTTTTCAATCTGAATCCTCAATCTATGTTGCTTCCACCTCGTCGCACCGTCTCCTCCTTCTTCTCTGTTTCCACATCTCTCTGTTCCGTTACACACTCGTTTCCGGCCAGGCCAGGCCTCATGATGATTTTGTTCTGAAGGTCCAATCGGCCATATAATCAAACCATTATTCATTTTGCATAACACAGTtgatgtgataaaaaaaaagagtactATCtgtaattttcattttgttaaCCGGTAAAGTAAATTTTGATAAGAACAATAAAAACCCATATTCACATTCATTACATTGAGGAAGATGATTGCAGCAGCTTTGATATTGGAGTGTTACTTTCTTCCAACATTTCATCAAAGTTGATTATGGGTGTTGGTGTATCCATTTTAGATTTTCTGCACAAAACTTTTCAGCTGAAAACCATGTTTCTAAATGATAATCATATAAACGGacatcaatcaaatcaattaatcaAACTACTTACCTGGAAGAAACGAAAGCTCCATCTAAAAGTGCCTTCTCCAATCTAACCTCAAATGGTGTAGCATGCCATTTAACCTTCTGATCCTGTTACAACAAAATGACATATTGAAATTCCTTGTTTTTGTTAGTTTAGTTCTGTGTATGTACTTTAAGTGCGTACCTCCTTGTATTTGTGAGTTGTATTTGGAATTCCTTTGAAATCAAAAGATTTAAAacgagcttcttcttcttctacattCCAATGAGTAGCCACTGTACCCATTATGGGTCTATCGCCAGGAGTTCCATCAATGCAAGTGTTTTTGTGTTGATCATCAGACAATGATTGGGAATTTAACTCTTCATTGACTGAATTCATAGTCTCTATCTCTTGATCAAGAGATTCCTCTTTCAGTGACTTCAACTGAGGTAAATTATGATCAGTTTTCAGAACTGGATAAACATACTCGGACCTAATACGATGATACTTGTCGTTTCCCATAGTAGTTCCAGATGGGAACGCTGTACAAGGTGTTTGCATCTCATCAGTCAGTTTCAGTGGTGTTGGATATGGTAAAGGCATTGATGAAAATGAAGTCTCATTGTTATTGGCTTTGCATTCAAAATGCACAGATTTATTCTTCAATTGTTTAGTTGAAACAAAAGCTGTAGAAAAGGCCATTGGTGAAGTGATAGTTTCTTCACTAAGCCTGCAACTTCACAGATAAATATTGCATAAGATTAACTAAATGGCAGCCTTGAACAGAAAACAAAAGCACAGACCTGTTAGCTTGAATGGGAGTCATGTCAGGACAAAGCTCAGCTTGCTCCTCCAAGTTGAGGTTTTGAATGCTTACATTAGGTAGCCATGAATGAAAATTTGGAGTCTCGGAAtctttagaagaagaagaagaagagtctTTTAACTTGCTACACATCTTCCTAATTTCGGCAGGAGTTTCAGGTAAAGTGCCACAAGCTTTAAGAAACCCAGCCTAACATTTCAAAACAGAAAAGGCTATAAGAAAGACTGAGCTTCTTTACCATTGAAGTGAACTATCATGTTAACATATAGTTTGAAAGAAAAGCTAAAATGACAACTGAAAAAACGAACAAACCTCAGCCTTGAGCTCCCTCTCCTCTTTCTCATCCAAATGAATCTCAGATAAAGAATTTACCTTGTCCATAGATGGTGGTGAATGTTCATCGATTTCAGTTTGGTGTTCTATATCTATACACACAACATTATCACAAGAGATAAATGCAATTATTATTTGTCAAAGCAGTCTTACTAAAAATCAGTTTAAAGTAACTTACCTCGATTTATTTGAAGAGGCAAGATGGGCCTCCTGTAAATAACAGGCTCCTGAAAAAGATGCAGATTAGAAACCCTTAAGACATGATTCAAAAGACAAGTACTGAAAGAACTTAACAGACTTACTCGAGCTTTTGACAAGACAGGCTCCGCTCTAAGAAGAGAGTACGGGCTCTTATCATCGTTGAACCGGAAGCAACTGAAGATATAATCCATTGAGTAGGAGAATCTACTGAAAAATATGCAGCAATATGAGTCaattttgttttacaatttGAAAGATGACAATCAATTACTTCACAGTGGTTcacagaaatgaaagaaaatcTTCCATCAGATATCTTTGCAAGCACATCATTGAATTCATAGAAATACATACAAGAATCAAAATCCAGACGTTGCTTATGCATAAACAAGCAGCTATTCTACAACATACATTCTTCTTGGGCGATTCACTACTCTCTTGCTAATTATATAGGGATGATCTGAGTAGAATAAGCACGCACACAATTGTATATCAGCTTCTATATCGTTTCTTGTCAATAGCTGCAGTGAGCGATAtaaacatgattttgataagAAAATGTACTACTGATTCCGAATTCCTTTCAGTATGTTTCACAAACAAAATATCCCTATCAAAATGGAAAGGAACATGATTTTGACCTAAAAAGATCCCTCAAATGCAAATCTTAAACATCGGTTAATTATACAAGAGTGAATGAGAAGAACTAAACCTTTGATGTAGATCGGCGTCGAATTGTGGCGGAGGGAAAGGAGAAATTCCGATTTGCTGAAAATAGAAGAGACTCTCCTTGAGCTTTAGGTTAGAAGCAGCGGATTCACCTAAAGAAGATTTATCTATCTATGTATTCTCTTACATTCGCCGGTCGGATGGAGCGGCCAAGACAGTCAAGAAGGAATCATCAAAGGCGCGATTAGTGTTTGAATTTGTATACTAATTCAAAAACGCCCATACTAAATATCCTTGTTTCGATTTAAACCTCAAATTTCTTCTACATATTCATATGAGCCCTCCTTTGTTTAGGAGCTAGAGCTAGAGCTATTATACACATTTTTTCAcccaatttcaaattaaatagtttcatcatgctagatattttttttttatttcctactaattgtattattttctttatcgATTTCAAcc from Impatiens glandulifera chromosome 9, dImpGla2.1, whole genome shotgun sequence includes the following:
- the LOC124915556 gene encoding protein JASON-like isoform X3 encodes the protein MDYIFSCFRFNDDKSPYSLLRAEPVLSKAREPVIYRRPILPLQINRDIEHQTEIDEHSPPSMDKAGFLKACGTLPETPAEIRKMCSKLKDSSSSSSKDSETPNFHSWLPNVSIQNLNLEEQAELCPDMTPIQANSCRLSEETITSPMAFSTAFVSTKQLKNKSVHFECKANNNETSFSSMPLPYPTPLKLTDEMQTPCTAFPSGTTMGNDKYHRIRSEYVYPVLKTDHNLPQLKSLKEESLDQEIETMNSVNEELNSQSLSDDQHKNTCIDGTPGDRPIMGTVATHWNVEEEEARFKSFDFKGIPNTTHKYKEDQKVKWHATPFEVRLEKALLDGAFVSSRKSKMDTPTPIINFDEMLEESNTPISKLLQSSSSITKSS
- the LOC124915556 gene encoding protein JASON-like isoform X1, encoding MDYIFSCFRFNDDKSPYSLLRAEPVLSKAREPVIYRRPILPLQINRDIEHQTEIDEHSPPSMDKVNSLSEIHLDEKEERELKAEAGFLKACGTLPETPAEIRKMCSKLKDSSSSSSKDSETPNFHSWLPNVSIQNLNLEEQAELCPDMTPIQANSCRLSEETITSPMAFSTAFVSTKQLKNKSVHFECKANNNETSFSSMPLPYPTPLKLTDEMQTPCTAFPSGTTMGNDKYHRIRSEYVYPVLKTDHNLPQLKSLKEESLDQEIETMNSVNEELNSQSLSDDQHKNTCIDGTPGDRPIMGTVATHWNVEEEEARFKSFDFKGIPNTTHKYKEDQKVKWHATPFEVRLEKALLDGAFVSSRKSKMDTPTPIINFDEMLEESNTPISKLLQSSSSITKSS
- the LOC124915556 gene encoding protein JASON-like isoform X2, whose amino-acid sequence is MDYIFSCFRFNDDKSPYSLLRAEPVLSKAREPVIYRRPILPLQINRDIEHQTEIDEHSPPSMDKVNSLSEIHLDEKEERELKAEAGFLKACGTLPETPAEIRKMCSKLKDSSSSSSKDSETPNFHSWLPNVSIQNLNLEEQAELCPDMTPIQANRLSEETITSPMAFSTAFVSTKQLKNKSVHFECKANNNETSFSSMPLPYPTPLKLTDEMQTPCTAFPSGTTMGNDKYHRIRSEYVYPVLKTDHNLPQLKSLKEESLDQEIETMNSVNEELNSQSLSDDQHKNTCIDGTPGDRPIMGTVATHWNVEEEEARFKSFDFKGIPNTTHKYKEDQKVKWHATPFEVRLEKALLDGAFVSSRKSKMDTPTPIINFDEMLEESNTPISKLLQSSSSITKSS